In Cystobacter ferrugineus, the DNA window GGCGGCGCGCGACGAAGCGCCGGCCCACGGGAGGCAGCAGGCTGATGCAGGCCCCCAGGCCCAGCGCGGCCCCCAGGCTCACCAGCAGCTCCGGCCCGGGGTGCAGCACCAGGCATACCTTCGCCCCCGGCTTGACGCCCTGCTGGGCCCACGCCGTGGCACGCCGCGCCGCCTGCTCGTGCAACTGGCGGTAGCTGAGCGTCTGCCAGCCCCGGGCCCGCTCATAGGTGCGCAGGGCGAGGCGATCCGTGGACGCATGGCGGCCGATCAGATCATGGAAGAAGTCATGGTGCTGGCCGGCGCGGCTCTTGAAGGGGGCACCCCGGCCCACGTGGGAGGGGGCCAGCGCCGTGGCGAATCCCTCCGGGTCGCTCCAGCTCCGCCGCAGCCAGTCGGGCACGCCCCCCTCGGGTGGGGACGCCGCCTCGTACTGCGCGAGAATCGCTCGGGTGTCGTAGGACATGGCGGTGGGGTTCAGGGCATCCCCTGGGCCAGGGCCCCGGAGCCACTCGGGACGAACACCTCCACGTGGCCGCTCGTGGGCCCTCGCGAGCCGGAGACACGCACCTGCATGCGCTCCGGGGCAATCCCGTACTCGGCCAGATGGTGGCGTACGGCTTGCGCGCGCCGGAGCGGCAGCAACCGGTCGGACGCCTCATTGGCCTCCGCCGCCGGTTGCGCCTCGATGAGGATGGGGGTCTCCGCGGGCAGGGAGCGCAGCAGCGGAATCAGCCGCCGCAGCTCGGCCAGGTCCCCGGACAGCGCCGTACTGCCCGGCTCGAAGCGCACCGTGCCGTGCAGCGACGACGGGGGCGAGCCCGTGTCGGGACGCGGCGGCTCCGGGGCGGGCTCGGGGGGGAGCAGCTCCCGCGTGGGGACGGGCACCACGGTCGCCGGCGAGTCATCGGCGCGGGGCGTGTGGGCCTCCTCCAGACGGAAGTGGGGAACGGGCTCCGTGAGGCGCTCCAACTCGGGAGGTGGCTCCGAGTGGAAGCTCACTCCCAGGAGCACCCGGGCGATGGGCGTGCCGGGCGCCGCGCCCACGCCGGGGCCACCCAGGACGGACAGATCGAGCGCGGAGGAGAGGGGCAGGCGCACGCCCCCCAGGAGTTCGACGGAGGGCTGGCGGGTGTCGGTGGCGAAGGCTCCTCGTAGGGCCAACTCTCCCCGCGGCCCCGTGCCCGTGGTGGCCAGCAGCGCGCCCAGGCCCACCTCCAGGCCCTGTGCCGAGGAGGAGGCAGCCGCCAGGGGACTGCGGGGGCGCAGCAGCACGCCCGCCTCGAGCGCCGGGTGGAGCCAGCCCATCCGCATGCCCACGGTCGCGCGCGCGCGGAAGCGCATCCCCGCGTCGGCCGCCAGCGCTTGCTTGTTGCCGAAGGGCAGCCCGGCCGCCAGGTCCACGGAGAGATCCACGGGCTGCTCGTACCGCTGAGACATCAACCCCAGCCGGGCCTGGAGCACCGGGGTGTCGAGTCCAGACGACGCGAGCGGCGTGTAATTCACCTCGCCTGGGTCCTCGCCCTGCTGCCAGAGCACCACGGGGATCTGCAGGCCCAGCTCGAGCCAGGGCAGCACGCCGTAGCTGCCCGCCACCACCGCCGAGCCCCGGTTGCGCACCAGCTCCAGCCGCCGCCCGCCATTGCGCAGCACGAACGGCAGGTGTTGGTATTGTCCCACCAGCCCCACACTCAGGCTCCCGGGTGGCATCAGCTCGCCATTGCCAGACAGGAGGGAGCCCCGCCCGGGATTGATTTCCAGGCGCTCCAGTTCGAATACAGGCAGGGGGTCCTGGGCCCAGGACGTGGAGCAGCACAGAAGAGCCGCCACGGCGGCGCCTCGCGTCAATGGAGGGGGGGACATGTCGAGAGGCTCGGACAGCTTTCGGGCAGGACCGGAAGACGGTCAGTTCACTTCCCCACGATACAGCAATGCCCTGTTGAGTCATAGGGGGGACCAGCCCCTTGGAATTCCAATCACCCCGGTCCGCGTCTGTCCGCCTGCTCGCCATGCGCCTTCTGGACTGGCGGATGTCTCTTGTCGTACCGCGAGCCGTTGCGCGAGCGCCGCCGTCTGTTGCTCCTCCCCGCGGTGCATCCGGGCCGGACAGGTCGGCTTCAATGTCATACCTGGTGCGCATTCAGCAATACGACTGGCTGAGCAATGATTGTCAGATGTGAATGCCACCGTCCTCCAGCAATACATCTGGCTGAACAACGGCTGCCCGAAATGGCGCTTCGAGTTCCTGCAGTGACGGCCCACGGCGGCGCCCAGGCCGCTCCCCTCCACGGCGGCCAGTGAGCGGGCACGGGGCTCACTCGTACCCCGAGGGGGCGGATTCGGGGCCCGCGGGCCGCTCGCCTCGGCCTGGCTGGTGGCCCTCGACGCCCACCGCCCAGGGCGAGTCCGGGCGGAGCCCAGGGAGGGCGCGCGGGTTCGCCGCCGCCCGGGCCATGACCGCGGGCTTGGGGGCGAATGTCACGGTCCTCCCGTCACCAGGAATAAACGCAGGGCCCGTCCATTTCCGGGCGTGTTGAGCCCCGATCCTTGGTGCAGCATCCAATCCTGGGCGTTTCCCATGGTCGCGCCCGCCCATGTCCTGTATGGAGGCCGATCGCCCCCCTCGTCCTCTTCATGCCCCTGATGCGTTCCTTCTTCGCCGTCCCCCTGTGTGCCTGGCTCGTCTTGTGTGCGCCCGCTGTGCGGGCCCAGGAGAAGACCACCTCGCCAGCCCCGTCCACCGAGGAGCCGCTGACGCTGGAGCACGCGGTGTCGCTCGCGGCCGGGCAGAACGAGACGGCGCGGGCGGCCGGAGCGCGGGCCGAGGCGGCCGAGGCGCGGGTGGCCAGGGCCCGGGCCTTCTTCCTGCCGCGGCTCTCCGTCACCGGCACCTACACCCGTCGTCCGCAAGAGCTGACACGGGAGGTGGGGGGGGAGACGGTGGTCGTCCAGCGCGCCAATGCCCTGGGCGCGAGTGTCGCCGCGCGGGTGCCGCTCTTCGACGCGCGAGGCTTCCCGCTGTACCAGGCGGCGGCGAGGGATCAGGAGGCGACGGCCCTGGATGCGCGGGAGGCGCGCCGGCAGGTGGCCTTCCAGGCCGCCAATGCCTTCCTGTCCACCCTGGGGCAGCTCCAGGTAGCGGACGCGGCCGGGCGCCGGCTCGCCCTGGCGCGCCAGTCGCTGGAGGATGCACGGGCGCGGGCCACGGCGGGGCTGGCGAGCACCAATGACGTGACGCGCGCGGAGCTGGACGTGGCCACCGCGGAGGCGACGCTCGCCGAGGCGGTGGGGCAGGCCGAGACGAGCCGCCTGGAGCTGGGCTACCTCCTGGTGGCGCCCACGCGGGGCCCGCTGGCGCCGCCCGAGACGCTGCTCGGCGAGGCCTCGCGCCCCGTGGACGCGTTCGCGGGACTGGAGCAGGGGGCCCTGGAGCGCCGGCCGGATCTGCTCTCCGCGAGGCTGAGGGTGGAGCAGCAGCGGGCCCTGGCGCGCGAGCCCCTGGCGCGGCTGTTCCCCGCGCTCTCCGCCGCCGCGCAGTACAGCTTCAACAACGAGTCGGGCCTGTCCGGGCGCACGGGCAATGGGTTCCTCGCGCTGGAGCTGTCCTGGACCCTGTTCGATGGGGGCGAGCGCTACGCGGATCGCCGCGAGCGGCTCGCCCTGGCGCGGGCGCTGGAGTGGGAGACGGTGGCGCGCGAGCGGCGGGTGGACGTGGCGGTGGAGAGCGCGCGGGTGTCGCTGCGCACCGCCCAGGCGTCGTTCGCCCGCGGCGAGGTGGCCGTCCGGGCCGCGCGCCAGAACGCCGAGGAGACGAGCATCCTGTATCGTCAGGGACTCGCTTCCTCGTTGGCATTGAGTGACGCGCAGGTGAGTCAATACGAAGCCGAGGTCTCCCTGGCGCAGGCCCGGTACTCGCTGGGAACGGCCCTGTTGGAGCTTCGAGCCGCGGTGGGACTCGATCCCCTTGGGAAGGAGCCGTAAGTGAGCAGGCATGGGATGACACGAGGGCTGGGCATCGCGCTCATCCTGACCCTGGCGTGTGGCAAGCCGACCGGAGAAGCCTCCCCTGGAGGCAAGGGGGGCGGCCGGGGAGGGGGCCGGGGGGGACCCATCGAGTTCCCGGTGGAGGTGGAGCCCGTGGCGGCGCGGGACGTGGAGTACGTCATCTCCGCGGTG includes these proteins:
- a CDS encoding TolC family protein, with the translated sequence MRSFFAVPLCAWLVLCAPAVRAQEKTTSPAPSTEEPLTLEHAVSLAAGQNETARAAGARAEAAEARVARARAFFLPRLSVTGTYTRRPQELTREVGGETVVVQRANALGASVAARVPLFDARGFPLYQAAARDQEATALDAREARRQVAFQAANAFLSTLGQLQVADAAGRRLALARQSLEDARARATAGLASTNDVTRAELDVATAEATLAEAVGQAETSRLELGYLLVAPTRGPLAPPETLLGEASRPVDAFAGLEQGALERRPDLLSARLRVEQQRALAREPLARLFPALSAAAQYSFNNESGLSGRTGNGFLALELSWTLFDGGERYADRRERLALARALEWETVARERRVDVAVESARVSLRTAQASFARGEVAVRAARQNAEETSILYRQGLASSLALSDAQVSQYEAEVSLAQARYSLGTALLELRAAVGLDPLGKEP
- a CDS encoding OmpA family protein, translating into MAALLCCSTSWAQDPLPVFELERLEINPGRGSLLSGNGELMPPGSLSVGLVGQYQHLPFVLRNGGRRLELVRNRGSAVVAGSYGVLPWLELGLQIPVVLWQQGEDPGEVNYTPLASSGLDTPVLQARLGLMSQRYEQPVDLSVDLAAGLPFGNKQALAADAGMRFRARATVGMRMGWLHPALEAGVLLRPRSPLAAASSSAQGLEVGLGALLATTGTGPRGELALRGAFATDTRQPSVELLGGVRLPLSSALDLSVLGGPGVGAAPGTPIARVLLGVSFHSEPPPELERLTEPVPHFRLEEAHTPRADDSPATVVPVPTRELLPPEPAPEPPRPDTGSPPSSLHGTVRFEPGSTALSGDLAELRRLIPLLRSLPAETPILIEAQPAAEANEASDRLLPLRRAQAVRHHLAEYGIAPERMQVRVSGSRGPTSGHVEVFVPSGSGALAQGMP